A part of Myxococcus landrumus genomic DNA contains:
- the secD gene encoding protein translocase subunit SecD, which yields MDRGWWWKFGMIVAVTLGTIWFLIPSYYSLVVMDRDQRNNLALLQERLPKWAPPAKYRLNLGLDLQGGIHMVMRVDTKTALQKRTERRGQQIATYVADKKLGEVTAETDPEKLQLTLKAKDPATMDAIEKDVLSTFGDFKRISRSGDTLVLAPDESQVNRFREEAVDQAMLVIRRRIDKWGVAEVDVRKLGTDSIQISLPGRSNPEQAKELVGTTAQLEFRMVDDTNPQFFAQMLQTNPAPAGSDITLTDEGGFAQLQSPSREALLEYTKGKVPENRQVVTECIANPMKKNECSSYRTYLLDKAVPLTGESLSGADASVNQMNEPEVNISFDPAGAREFEKLTEAGVGRRMAIVLDDNVHTAPNINEKIGGGRARITMGRMGARTRDEWLGEAQTLALVLKAGALPAPVTVGEIRQVGASLGDELIKKGSLSALVGLGLVVLFMALYYRKAGLIADIALLLNGLLILAGLAFFNATLTLPGIAGFVLTLGIAVDANVLINERIREELGHGKSAKAAVDQGYDRAFWTIFDAHVTALIAGFILFFTGTGPVRGFATTLIVGLLASLFTSIVVTRVIMTYFVHGKNAQTVSV from the coding sequence ATGGACCGCGGCTGGTGGTGGAAGTTTGGAATGATTGTCGCGGTGACGCTGGGGACCATCTGGTTCCTGATTCCGTCGTACTACTCGCTGGTGGTCATGGACCGTGACCAGCGCAACAACCTGGCGCTGCTGCAAGAGCGGCTGCCGAAGTGGGCACCTCCCGCGAAGTACCGCCTCAATCTGGGGCTGGACCTTCAGGGCGGCATCCACATGGTGATGCGCGTGGACACCAAGACGGCGCTCCAGAAGCGGACCGAGCGCCGGGGCCAGCAGATCGCCACGTACGTCGCCGACAAGAAGCTCGGCGAGGTCACGGCGGAGACGGATCCAGAGAAGCTCCAGCTCACCTTGAAGGCGAAGGACCCGGCGACCATGGACGCCATCGAGAAGGACGTCCTGAGCACCTTCGGGGACTTCAAGCGGATCAGCCGCTCCGGCGACACGCTGGTGCTGGCCCCCGACGAGAGCCAGGTGAATCGCTTCCGTGAGGAAGCGGTGGACCAGGCGATGCTCGTCATCCGCCGCCGCATCGACAAGTGGGGCGTCGCCGAAGTGGACGTGCGAAAGCTCGGCACCGACTCCATCCAGATTTCGCTGCCCGGCCGCAGCAACCCGGAGCAGGCGAAGGAGCTGGTGGGCACCACCGCGCAGCTCGAGTTCCGGATGGTGGACGACACCAACCCGCAGTTCTTCGCGCAGATGCTCCAGACGAACCCGGCCCCGGCGGGCAGCGACATCACGCTGACGGACGAGGGTGGGTTCGCGCAGTTGCAGAGCCCATCGCGCGAGGCGCTGCTCGAGTACACCAAGGGCAAGGTTCCGGAGAACCGCCAGGTCGTCACCGAGTGCATCGCCAACCCGATGAAGAAGAACGAGTGCTCTTCCTACCGCACGTACCTCCTGGACAAGGCGGTTCCGCTGACGGGTGAGAGCCTGTCGGGCGCGGACGCGTCCGTGAACCAGATGAACGAGCCGGAGGTGAACATCTCCTTCGACCCGGCCGGCGCTCGCGAGTTCGAGAAGCTGACCGAGGCGGGCGTGGGCCGTCGCATGGCCATCGTGCTGGACGACAACGTCCACACCGCTCCCAACATCAACGAGAAGATTGGCGGCGGTCGGGCCCGCATCACCATGGGCCGCATGGGTGCTCGCACCCGTGACGAGTGGCTGGGCGAGGCGCAGACGCTGGCGCTGGTGCTCAAGGCGGGCGCGCTGCCCGCGCCGGTGACGGTGGGCGAGATTCGTCAGGTGGGCGCGAGCCTGGGTGACGAGCTCATCAAGAAGGGCAGCCTCTCGGCGCTGGTGGGCCTGGGACTGGTCGTCCTCTTCATGGCCCTCTACTACCGCAAGGCGGGCCTCATCGCGGACATCGCGCTGCTCCTGAACGGTCTGCTCATCCTCGCGGGGTTGGCGTTCTTCAACGCGACGCTCACGTTGCCAGGCATCGCGGGGTTCGTGCTGACGCTCGGCATCGCGGTGGATGCGAACGTGCTCATCAACGAGCGCATCCGTGAGGAACTGGGCCATGGCAAGTCCGCCAAGGCCGCGGTTGACCAGGGTTACGACCGGGCCTTCTGGACCATCTTCGACGCGCACGTGACGGCGCTCATCGCCGGCTTCATCCTGTTCTTCACGGGCACCGGACCGGTTCGCGGTTTCGCCACCACGCTCATCGTCGGCCTTCTGGCCTCGCTGTTCACGTCCATCGTGGTGACCCGCGTCATCATGACCTACTTCGTCCACGGCAAGAACGCGCAGACGGTGTCGGTCTAA
- the secF gene encoding protein translocase subunit SecF, which yields MQILKNKTNIDFIGKRKPAVFISTLVNLAILVGIATVGFNYGVDFAGGTVVELKFNHSINAADVRERAQKGGLHDVSVQNIGSADENAFLLRMGGVTQLTEENAEKAKKAIEALGPVRNVYADLANGIVNFRSATPMAAETIKKAVEDSGTGVQEVRVLGESQAGAGTDYQVVASGMADKVYSALSAGLEKPDFEQRRVDYVGPQVGKQLRNRGIMALLYSMVAILIYVAFRFDFKFGPGALLAMIHDVIMVAGYYLVSRREFGLTAIAALLTIVGYSVNDTIVIYDRIREDMAKFKGKPLAEVINIAINDTLGRTILTSGTTALSLIGLLIFGVGEIFDFAMAMLVGILVGTYSSVYIASPLTIWLDERAAAKEARHRDQMPKPA from the coding sequence ATGCAGATCCTCAAGAACAAGACGAACATCGACTTCATCGGCAAGCGCAAGCCCGCCGTGTTCATCTCCACGCTCGTGAACCTGGCCATCCTGGTGGGAATCGCGACGGTGGGGTTCAACTACGGCGTGGACTTCGCTGGCGGCACCGTGGTGGAGCTGAAGTTCAATCACTCCATCAACGCGGCCGACGTACGTGAGCGCGCCCAGAAGGGCGGCCTGCACGACGTGAGCGTGCAGAACATCGGCAGCGCGGACGAGAACGCGTTCCTCCTTCGCATGGGCGGCGTCACGCAGCTCACCGAGGAGAATGCCGAGAAGGCGAAGAAGGCCATCGAGGCGTTGGGCCCCGTTCGCAACGTCTACGCCGACCTGGCCAACGGCATCGTCAACTTCCGCTCGGCCACGCCGATGGCGGCGGAGACCATCAAGAAGGCCGTGGAAGACTCCGGCACCGGCGTGCAGGAGGTCCGCGTCCTGGGCGAGAGCCAGGCGGGCGCGGGCACCGACTACCAGGTCGTCGCCAGCGGCATGGCGGACAAGGTGTACTCGGCGCTGAGCGCGGGTCTGGAGAAGCCGGACTTCGAGCAGCGGCGCGTGGACTACGTCGGTCCGCAGGTCGGCAAGCAACTGCGCAACCGCGGCATCATGGCGCTGCTGTACTCGATGGTGGCCATCCTCATCTACGTGGCGTTCCGGTTCGACTTCAAGTTCGGCCCGGGCGCGCTGCTCGCCATGATTCACGACGTCATCATGGTGGCCGGCTACTACCTGGTGAGCCGCCGGGAGTTCGGCCTGACGGCCATCGCCGCGCTGCTGACCATCGTCGGCTACTCGGTGAACGACACCATCGTCATCTACGACCGCATCCGCGAGGACATGGCCAAGTTCAAGGGCAAGCCGCTGGCGGAGGTCATCAACATCGCCATCAACGACACCCTGGGCCGCACCATCCTCACGTCCGGCACCACGGCGCTGTCGCTCATCGGTCTGCTCATCTTCGGCGTCGGCGAAATCTTCGACTTCGCCATGGCCATGCTGGTGGGCATCCTCGTGGGCACGTACTCCTCCGTGTACATCGCCAGCCCGCTTACCATCTGGCTGGACGAGCGTGCCGCGGCGAAGGAAGCCCGTCACCGCGACCAGATGCCGAAGCCGGCGTAG
- a CDS encoding outer membrane beta-barrel protein encodes MTFTSIQASVCALALIAASPALANDATEGKRGDVNVFLKGGLGDYTGDLGDLTDTGPAWGLTLNVQPTTFLGFEVGYEGSRNGLDDVRLLGNGPAIVRQGGSALVKLSPPLLTGVRPFVGAGFGLTYVDVRGTGIGGLYDSDTQEELPLAAGLEFNSGALTAGLRATWRLLLDDDFARGAMNGEDVKGGLLDGSVTLGARF; translated from the coding sequence ATGACATTCACAAGCATCCAAGCAAGCGTCTGCGCGCTCGCGCTCATCGCCGCCAGTCCAGCGTTGGCGAACGATGCGACGGAAGGCAAGCGCGGAGATGTGAACGTGTTCCTGAAGGGCGGCCTGGGTGATTACACGGGCGACCTGGGAGATCTCACCGACACCGGCCCCGCGTGGGGTCTCACACTCAATGTCCAGCCCACCACATTCCTCGGGTTCGAGGTCGGCTACGAGGGCTCCCGCAACGGCCTCGACGACGTGCGGCTGCTGGGGAATGGCCCCGCCATCGTCCGGCAAGGAGGCAGCGCCCTGGTGAAGCTCTCCCCGCCACTGCTCACGGGGGTGCGCCCCTTCGTAGGCGCGGGCTTTGGGCTCACCTACGTGGACGTCCGGGGCACTGGCATTGGCGGGCTCTACGACTCCGATACGCAGGAGGAGCTGCCCCTGGCCGCGGGCCTCGAGTTCAACAGCGGCGCGCTCACCGCGGGCCTCCGCGCCACCTGGCGGCTGCTGCTGGATGACGACTTCGCCCGAGGCGCGATGAACGGCGAGGACGTCAAGGGAGGCCTGCTGGACGGCTCGGTGACGCTGGGGGCGCGGTTCTAG
- the recJ gene encoding single-stranded-DNA-specific exonuclease RecJ: MRWLLPDVVEEEVGSLAGELSLHPLAARVLLHRGYRTPESASAFLSDRLADLPDPFRMKGMVAGVDRLVRALHRREKVTLYGDYDVDGVCSTSLLCLFLRELGASPSTYIPHRLDEGYGLNLGAVERIAGDGTRVLVTLDCGITSVAEITRAKELGLDVVVVDHHTVPPTLPPAVAVLNPHQPGCEYPTKALCAAGVAFNLCMGLRKRLRDEGYFATRKEPNLRALMDLVALATVADVVPLTGANRILVTHGLQELTAARRPGVRALKEAAGMDPDTPITAGQVGFRLGPRINAAGRLHDASLGLQLLCSETLESARSLASVLDRANAERQGIESHILTQALAQAEERKDARGFVLYDEGWHPGVIGIVASRVVERYHRPTVMVGVKDGVGKGSARSIEAFHLFDALNGCSSLLTKFGGHKHAAGLTIDADKLPALREAFEKIAWQRLTPEDLIPRCRVDAVVSARDLDATAVEALQRLGPFGQGNPEPVLVLRHQVARPRVLPAKAAGSNGHLKLALVEAPELDAIGFGMADRARLVEGPVDLAFQAGFDTFRGQRKLSLRLKDVRVAA, encoded by the coding sequence GTGCGGTGGTTGCTTCCAGACGTGGTCGAGGAGGAGGTGGGGTCGCTGGCGGGGGAGTTGTCACTCCATCCGTTGGCGGCGCGGGTGCTCTTGCATCGCGGTTACCGGACGCCCGAGTCCGCATCGGCGTTCTTGTCGGACCGGCTGGCGGACTTGCCAGACCCGTTCCGGATGAAGGGGATGGTCGCGGGAGTGGACCGGCTGGTGCGCGCGCTGCACCGCCGGGAGAAGGTGACGCTGTACGGTGACTACGACGTAGACGGCGTGTGCTCCACGTCGCTCTTGTGCCTGTTCCTGCGAGAGCTGGGCGCCTCGCCCTCGACGTACATCCCCCACCGCCTGGATGAGGGCTACGGCCTCAACCTGGGCGCGGTGGAGCGCATCGCCGGGGATGGGACGCGGGTGCTGGTGACGCTGGATTGCGGCATCACCTCCGTGGCGGAGATCACCCGCGCGAAGGAGCTGGGGTTGGACGTGGTGGTGGTGGACCACCACACGGTGCCTCCCACGTTGCCTCCGGCGGTGGCGGTGCTCAACCCGCACCAGCCCGGCTGTGAGTACCCCACGAAGGCACTCTGCGCGGCGGGCGTGGCCTTCAACCTCTGCATGGGGCTGCGCAAGCGGCTGCGTGACGAGGGTTACTTCGCCACCCGCAAGGAGCCCAACCTCCGGGCGCTGATGGACCTGGTGGCCCTGGCCACCGTGGCGGACGTGGTGCCGCTCACCGGCGCCAACCGCATCCTGGTGACGCATGGACTCCAGGAGCTCACGGCCGCCCGTCGTCCGGGGGTGCGCGCGCTGAAGGAAGCGGCGGGCATGGACCCCGACACGCCCATCACCGCGGGCCAGGTGGGCTTCCGCCTGGGGCCCCGCATCAACGCCGCGGGCCGGCTGCATGACGCGTCGCTGGGCCTCCAGTTGTTGTGCTCGGAGACGCTGGAGTCGGCGCGCTCGCTGGCCTCGGTGTTGGACCGGGCCAACGCGGAGCGGCAGGGAATCGAGAGCCACATCCTCACGCAGGCGCTGGCCCAGGCCGAGGAGCGCAAGGACGCGCGCGGCTTCGTCCTCTACGACGAGGGCTGGCACCCGGGCGTCATCGGCATCGTCGCCTCGCGTGTGGTGGAGCGCTACCACCGGCCCACCGTCATGGTGGGCGTGAAGGACGGAGTGGGGAAGGGCTCGGCGCGCAGCATCGAGGCCTTCCACCTGTTCGACGCGCTCAACGGGTGTTCGTCACTGCTCACGAAGTTCGGCGGCCACAAGCACGCGGCGGGACTCACCATCGACGCGGACAAGCTGCCCGCGCTGCGCGAGGCGTTCGAGAAGATTGCCTGGCAGCGGCTCACCCCCGAGGACCTCATCCCACGGTGCCGCGTGGACGCGGTGGTGAGCGCGCGGGATTTGGATGCGACGGCGGTGGAGGCGCTCCAGCGGCTGGGGCCCTTTGGCCAGGGCAACCCGGAGCCGGTGCTGGTGCTGCGCCATCAGGTGGCGCGCCCGCGGGTGCTCCCGGCCAAGGCCGCGGGCAGCAACGGGCACCTGAAGCTGGCCCTGGTGGAGGCACCCGAGCTGGATGCCATCGGCTTCGGGATGGCGGACCGCGCGCGGCTGGTGGAAGGGCCCGTGGACCTGGCCTTCCAGGCCGGCTTCGACACGTTCCGTGGACAGCGCAAGCTGTCCCTGCGGCTCAAGGACGTGCGGGTCGCCGCGTAG
- a CDS encoding YHS domain-containing protein translates to MKGVQGQSQGKHWDPVCGKQLETPEGQPSSEYKKRRYFFCSERCRHAFERQAERFRLNELARVGALMTPGRVRWGLA, encoded by the coding sequence ATGAAGGGCGTGCAGGGGCAGAGCCAGGGCAAGCATTGGGACCCGGTGTGCGGCAAGCAACTGGAGACACCGGAGGGGCAGCCGTCATCGGAGTACAAGAAGCGCCGCTACTTCTTCTGCTCGGAGCGCTGCCGTCACGCCTTCGAGCGTCAAGCCGAGCGGTTCCGCCTCAACGAGCTGGCCCGGGTGGGCGCGCTGATGACGCCCGGCCGGGTGCGATGGGGCCTCGCCTGA
- the aspS gene encoding aspartate--tRNA ligase — MAVPFISEVKRTHTCGQLTATNIGEEVVLFGWVHNRRDHGGAVFIDLRDRDGLTQVVFEPDHAEAHGLAGSLRLEFCIGVRGKVVSRGKNVNPKMKTGEIEVKASDLTIFNRSEPTPFPIEDAIDTSEEKRLAHRYLDLRRSPLQKSLMTRSKMNALTRAYMVEKGFLELETPFMGKYTPGGARNFLVPSRMNAGKFYALAESPQLYKQLFMVAGFDRYFQIVKCFRDEDLRVDRQPEFTQIDVEMSFVNQDDIFTTIEGLLKKLWGEVLGIDVPTPFMRMDFYESMAKYGNDKPDLRFGLEHTVLTDLIREHGEAGGVPMMFEAVQNKGIVKAMVIPADKAMSRAESDKLEEFAKQAGAKGLARAKVGEGGEWTQSPLSKTISPALRAAINQAVGAKTGDLLLFQFGKEALVHTVMANLRVHVAKKLGLIPEYGSGGQWKFLWVVNPPLFEHDEETNTWVAAHHAFTRPHDEDVPYLLTDPGRVKCHRYDVVLNGFEIGGGSIRLHDPKVQAEVFKALGIGDEEAQAKFGFLLDALKFGAPPHGGIALGMDRLAFLLTGTESLRDVIPFPKTKTGTDLMTGAPGDVDDRQLRELHVRPVPPPQK, encoded by the coding sequence ATGGCGGTCCCATTCATCTCCGAGGTCAAGCGTACCCACACGTGCGGTCAGCTCACCGCGACCAATATTGGCGAAGAGGTCGTCCTCTTCGGCTGGGTGCACAATCGTCGAGACCACGGCGGCGCGGTCTTCATCGACCTGCGGGATAGGGACGGCTTGACGCAGGTGGTGTTCGAGCCGGACCACGCGGAAGCGCACGGGCTGGCGGGCAGCCTCCGGTTGGAGTTCTGCATCGGCGTGCGCGGCAAGGTCGTGTCGCGTGGCAAGAACGTGAACCCGAAGATGAAGACGGGTGAAATCGAGGTCAAGGCGAGCGACCTCACCATCTTCAACCGCTCCGAGCCCACGCCGTTCCCCATCGAGGACGCCATCGACACCTCGGAGGAGAAGCGTCTGGCGCACCGCTACCTGGACCTGCGCCGCTCGCCGCTCCAGAAGTCGCTGATGACGCGCTCGAAGATGAACGCGCTGACGCGGGCGTACATGGTGGAGAAGGGCTTCCTGGAGCTGGAGACGCCGTTCATGGGCAAGTACACGCCCGGCGGCGCGCGCAACTTCCTGGTCCCCAGCCGCATGAACGCGGGCAAGTTCTACGCGCTCGCGGAGAGCCCGCAGCTCTACAAGCAGCTGTTCATGGTGGCGGGCTTCGACCGGTACTTCCAGATCGTGAAGTGCTTCCGCGACGAGGACCTGCGCGTGGACCGGCAGCCGGAGTTCACGCAGATCGACGTGGAGATGAGCTTCGTCAACCAGGACGACATCTTCACCACCATCGAAGGGCTCTTGAAGAAGCTGTGGGGCGAGGTGCTGGGCATCGACGTGCCCACGCCCTTCATGCGCATGGACTTCTACGAGTCCATGGCGAAGTACGGCAACGACAAGCCGGACCTGCGCTTCGGGCTGGAGCACACGGTGCTCACCGACCTCATCCGCGAGCACGGTGAGGCGGGTGGCGTGCCGATGATGTTCGAGGCGGTGCAGAACAAGGGCATCGTCAAGGCGATGGTCATCCCCGCGGACAAGGCGATGAGCCGCGCGGAGAGCGACAAGCTGGAGGAGTTCGCGAAGCAGGCGGGCGCCAAGGGCCTGGCGCGCGCGAAGGTGGGCGAGGGCGGTGAGTGGACGCAGTCCCCGCTGTCGAAGACGATTTCGCCGGCGCTGCGGGCGGCCATCAACCAGGCGGTGGGCGCGAAGACGGGCGACCTCCTGCTGTTCCAGTTCGGCAAGGAGGCGCTGGTCCACACGGTGATGGCGAACCTCCGTGTGCACGTCGCGAAGAAGCTGGGGCTGATTCCGGAGTACGGCAGCGGCGGCCAGTGGAAGTTCCTGTGGGTGGTGAACCCGCCGCTGTTCGAGCACGACGAGGAGACGAACACGTGGGTGGCGGCGCACCACGCCTTCACGCGTCCTCACGACGAGGATGTGCCGTACCTGCTCACGGACCCGGGCCGCGTGAAGTGCCACCGCTACGACGTGGTGCTCAACGGCTTCGAGATTGGCGGCGGCTCCATCCGTCTGCATGACCCGAAGGTCCAGGCGGAGGTGTTCAAGGCGCTGGGCATCGGCGACGAGGAGGCCCAGGCCAAGTTCGGCTTCCTGCTGGACGCGCTCAAGTTCGGCGCGCCTCCGCACGGTGGCATCGCGCTGGGCATGGACCGGCTCGCCTTCCTGCTCACCGGCACCGAGTCGCTGCGCGACGTGATTCCGTTCCCCAAGACGAAGACGGGCACGGACCTGATGACGGGCGCTCCGGGCGACGTGGACGACAGGCAGCTTCGCGAGCTGCATGTGCGTCCGGTTCCGCCGCCGCAGAAGTAG
- a CDS encoding aminotransferase-like domain-containing protein, which translates to MTIWTPNLRGREGPLYRVIADALGADIEEGRLAAGTRLPTHRELAEKVGVTVGTVTRAYAEAERRGLIGGEVGRGTFVRHRDAPRHLPSPAPDLGDDALVELGLNWPATPPGDPAGTALRKSLDALQRSPKVSELLDYQPHAGHPAHREAGAQWIQRFGLEVAPSRVVVCSGGQHAMEVALSALTRPGDTVLCESLTYPGLKVLANRFHLRLHGVAMDDQGLLPDALEAACRTGAKVLFCLPNLQNPTGAVMTEERRRRIAAVARQHGLSVVEDDAYGLLLDKRPAPLCSFLPESGWFIAGVSKLLAPGLRLGYLAAPESTSTERLAEEAGLATRMTPALMAEITARWVREGTADELVIRRRREAQERMELAKKRLGDWLPRPMSRGATYHLWLKLPSPWRAEPFASYARRRGVTVTPAELFNVGPATAPSAVRVCLGAPRTRAALEKGLQRLRETLEGGPEPLASIV; encoded by the coding sequence ATGACAATCTGGACGCCCAACCTCCGGGGCCGAGAGGGCCCGCTGTACCGGGTCATCGCGGATGCACTCGGCGCGGACATCGAGGAGGGCCGCCTCGCCGCGGGCACTCGCCTGCCCACACACCGTGAACTGGCGGAGAAAGTGGGAGTCACCGTCGGCACCGTGACACGCGCCTACGCGGAGGCCGAACGCCGAGGCCTCATCGGCGGCGAAGTCGGCCGAGGCACCTTCGTCCGCCACCGGGACGCGCCTCGCCATCTCCCCTCGCCCGCCCCAGATCTCGGCGACGATGCGCTCGTGGAGCTGGGACTCAACTGGCCCGCGACGCCTCCAGGCGACCCCGCGGGCACGGCCCTGCGCAAGTCATTGGACGCACTGCAACGCTCACCGAAGGTGTCGGAGCTGCTCGACTATCAACCCCACGCGGGACATCCCGCCCACCGCGAAGCCGGCGCCCAGTGGATTCAGCGTTTCGGCCTGGAAGTCGCGCCCTCGCGCGTCGTCGTCTGCTCGGGAGGACAACACGCGATGGAGGTCGCCCTCAGTGCCCTCACGCGTCCCGGCGACACCGTGCTCTGCGAGTCGCTCACCTACCCAGGACTCAAGGTGCTCGCGAACCGGTTCCACCTGCGGCTGCACGGCGTCGCCATGGACGACCAGGGTCTGCTCCCAGATGCCCTCGAGGCCGCCTGCCGCACGGGCGCGAAGGTCCTCTTCTGTCTGCCCAACCTCCAGAACCCCACTGGCGCGGTGATGACCGAGGAGCGCCGCCGCCGCATCGCCGCCGTGGCCCGCCAACACGGGCTCTCCGTCGTGGAGGACGACGCCTACGGCCTGCTGCTCGACAAGCGCCCCGCGCCGCTGTGCTCGTTCCTGCCCGAGTCCGGCTGGTTCATCGCGGGGGTCTCCAAGCTGCTCGCGCCCGGCCTGCGCCTGGGCTACCTGGCCGCGCCCGAGAGCACCAGCACGGAGCGGCTCGCGGAGGAGGCGGGCCTGGCCACGCGGATGACTCCCGCGTTGATGGCTGAAATCACCGCGCGCTGGGTGCGCGAAGGCACCGCGGACGAGCTCGTCATCCGTCGCCGTCGTGAGGCGCAGGAGCGCATGGAGCTGGCGAAGAAGCGGCTGGGAGACTGGCTGCCACGCCCGATGAGCCGAGGCGCCACGTACCACCTGTGGCTCAAGCTTCCCTCACCGTGGCGCGCGGAGCCCTTCGCCTCATACGCCCGGCGGCGCGGCGTCACCGTCACGCCCGCCGAGCTGTTCAACGTGGGGCCCGCCACCGCACCGTCCGCGGTGCGCGTCTGCCTGGGAGCCCCACGCACCCGCGCGGCGCTGGAGAAGGGACTCCAGCGCCTGCGCGAGACACTGGAGGGAGGGCCAGAGCCCCTCGCCTCCATCGTCTGA
- a CDS encoding PhzF family phenazine biosynthesis protein produces the protein MQVTIVDAFTQKPGAGNRAGVVLDAAGLSVETMQRVAAAVGASETAFLLSGPDGQGVRLRYFTPTDEIDFCGHATVATFHLLAERGLLPRSGTTRLECAAGVLDVELEVMGERGSRPWIVTPRQPWLESPVSLERVMALVGGTVAMVDDALPVRRNGHRLMVPFRRREDLWGLAPRSSELAELLRPHGLSGVYVFTRETREAGSMAHSRYFVPGMGVPEDPATGSAAGPLGIYLAMNGVLPLPADGGTVRARIEQGDAMGKPGRIEVEVTGRSGQPEQARIGGVAVTVLEGTLHV, from the coding sequence ATGCAGGTGACGATTGTCGATGCCTTCACGCAGAAGCCCGGCGCAGGGAACCGAGCGGGCGTGGTGTTGGACGCAGCCGGGCTGAGCGTGGAGACGATGCAGCGAGTCGCCGCCGCGGTGGGGGCGTCGGAGACCGCGTTCCTCTTGTCCGGCCCCGATGGGCAAGGGGTCCGGCTGCGCTACTTCACGCCGACGGATGAGATTGATTTCTGCGGCCACGCCACGGTGGCCACCTTCCATCTGCTGGCGGAGCGGGGGCTGTTGCCTCGCTCGGGGACGACGCGGCTGGAGTGCGCGGCGGGAGTGCTCGATGTGGAGCTGGAGGTGATGGGCGAGCGCGGGAGCCGACCGTGGATTGTCACGCCTCGGCAGCCGTGGCTGGAGTCGCCGGTGTCGCTGGAGCGGGTGATGGCGCTCGTCGGTGGGACGGTCGCGATGGTGGACGACGCGCTCCCCGTGCGGCGCAACGGACATCGGTTGATGGTGCCGTTCCGTCGAAGGGAGGACCTGTGGGGATTGGCGCCGCGCTCGAGTGAGCTGGCGGAGCTGCTTCGTCCCCATGGGCTGAGTGGCGTGTATGTCTTCACGCGGGAGACCCGAGAGGCTGGCAGCATGGCGCACTCGCGCTACTTCGTACCGGGCATGGGTGTGCCAGAGGACCCGGCGACGGGGTCCGCGGCTGGGCCGCTCGGCATCTACCTGGCCATGAACGGCGTACTGCCGCTTCCCGCCGACGGCGGCACTGTCCGCGCGCGCATCGAGCAAGGCGATGCCATGGGCAAGCCTGGGCGCATCGAGGTGGAGGTCACCGGCAGGTCGGGGCAGCCCGAGCAGGCCCGTATCGGCGGTGTCGCCGTGACAGTGCTCGAAGGCACCTTGCACGTGTGA